CAAAAGGGCTTAGGTTTGTTGTCATTGTTCAACAAGAACACTAAGATTCAGAGACAGGATAATTATTCTTTACGCAAACAGctttcaagaattttaaaaacaatagcAGACAACTAAACAATTTGTGACTTGATAATGAAGGTGATTAATTCTGGCTCGATTATGACAATAgaacttttaagtaaaagtcCAAAAAAGAAGTTATGCAGAAATTGAACTTCATTTTGAGGTTTAAATTgaccttttatttcttcaagagtACAAAGCACACAAATTATGGAGTTACGTGATACAAAACAGCCATTTACACAAGCGTAAAAAACTGTAAATAGATTAACGGTATTCATGTTACAACGCATGGCCTTCCTGATGAGAATTCCATTTTCCAAACACAGTCTACTTTATTCTGCTCTTAAATAAATGGCATATAGAAAGTCGTACCAGCTTTGGCAGTGTCACACGAGTTTGTGATGCTGAATGTGATTTGCAGGTAGGGATGATACTAATTGCAAATACTAACAACAGACTACTAGAAGATGAACCCATTAttttaaccatcaaattttctATGTGATAACTGCTgaacatataaaaaaatgtagGACTTACCTGAAAATTCTGTGCTGCTAGAGGATCATTGGGGTTTTTATCAGGGTGAACCTGCCGTGCCtgcatacaaataaataaaaaaagtgtaaAGCTTTTATCTTAAAAGACCATGCACCATAAACTGAAAAGTTAAACGCTAAATAAAGACCATAGCGAAAATTCTTAGGACCGAGTAAATAACTGCCAGAGAAATCGACATTAAGGGTAGGGATTTTTTCAGACGGATCTACCAGCAGGGACAGCGCCAGGGGCAGGCACTGCCTAGGCCCCAAAATAGTGAAATGCTAGTTTAGTCCctccaaatttataaattttaaagttaatacAAAATAAAGTTCCAGTTTATCCCCAAAAAGAATTTATAACTCAATTCTATATTtccaaaaatggtgaaatattAGTAGTTTAGTCCctccaaaaattataaatttacaacTTAATAGTAAAACTACATTTTGACCCCTCACAAAAAGTTATAGTTTAATTCTGGTCcgcaataaaaaaaagtttcagGCTTCGTCCCTCTCTAGTCTCTACCACCATTAAATCTGAAAAAAGATGACCTAATCTAGCTGAAAAAAGATGATCATACGTAAAGGTAACTCTGATTATTAAGATCAAAGATAATTTTCAAACGGATCTACAAACATTAAAactgcaaaaataaaaacctaattaaGCTGAGGAGAGAGAAATAAACCACCTTGATGTAATAAGCTTTCTTGATTTCAGCCTCTGTAGCAGAAGGGCTGACCCCTAGAACATCGTAGTACTCCGTCTCCTTCACCATTCCCGATCGACGACAACTTGCAgtgttctctttttctttttctctactACAAAACTTTCAATCGActtctttttaaagaaatacAGTAGTCTttatttttggggaaaaataaagataatattaatttcgaTGGAAATgaggtaaaaaagaaaaataatggagGAAACGTAGTATACAAAATCTAAAGCCGCGTATTCGACGTAACTCCACGCGCTGACCCCTTTGATTCTTTAGCGTTGACTAACCTTCAACCCGCCGctgatttttggttaaattttgctattagtctctgtactttacgaaaatagtatatttagTCCTTACACctcaaaatggtcaattttagcctctttacttttcaatttttgaaattttagactTCATTCAAACAGTTACAGTTAAATCTGTATGGTTAAACTCAATTAGTTGTCTTTTTACTATGTTTACAATATtcaattttgcaatatttatttttatttaaatttttattttaagttatttcacATAATAAGATCTAACGTTTCATTTAacagataaattaaatattttaataaaaacgaccttattaatataatattgattatttgatatgtaatcgtaatgttttaaagtttaaggaccaatttaaaatgagaCTCATAGTTTGAACATGTATGatgcaattaattaaaaaaatctcggtatataaatttaaaaagagaaaaaagaatcTCTCAGGTCTAGAACAGAGCTCTCTCCTTCTAGGCCTTACATTTCATTTGGTGTTCTCCTATTTGCAGGTTTGATTTCTAGATTTTCTTTTCTCGGTTCCTTTGCTTTGATTcgatttttgtatttattttattatttgaaaagatTTCTGGTAATTGGTGGCCTTTGATTTAAAGAAAAGCCTTTGCTTTCCTTGTAGCTTCTCTTTGCGGCTGACTGGTCTTTTGAATTCTTTGATGGAAACTTTTTAACAAAATCGAACGTATGCGTTATCTATTTCTGAAAGATGTAATCTTGAAAACGCGAAATAACCTAGCATGTTTTTCAACTTTGAATTTGTAGCTTTCTTCGAAACTCTAAATGAGTTGTTTTGTAATCCTATTGAGTTCACTTCAATTAGCTTTGTTAATTACTTGATTTTGTATTGTTACATCGATGGTAAGAGTTAGAGCAAGTAATTGAATTGTTCCAATTGAATTTGGGTGAATGATTTTtgtattgaaaacaaaaaatttaaactgcATATTATTTGATTAGATTGGGATGAAtaagtttaatgttttttatttggattaattAGTTGCTCTTTGTAGTCAATTTATACCCTAAGTTACTcggttttctctttttcattgaaatataatattctGATATATTTTGTGACAAATAAGTCACAAAAATTTATTAGATACTCGGCTCGAGCTCGATCAAACACCTACTTTTAAGCTCGGGCTCGGCTTGAGACATAATTGAGCTACTCGAGTTCGTGCTCAATTAAGCAAGTTTACTAATTTTGTGCTTAAGCTCGAGCTCAGCTCGATGATTAAGCTtaaggttaataatatatattaagggcaataatgtaatttaataatataaaaaatatgaaaagttcaATAAGGCTCGTGAGCTGTTCGAGTCAAGTATTATTAAGCTGGAATTCAGCTCAATCGATAGCTTGAGCTCAGCTCGATAATTGCCGAATCAAGTTCGAAGTTTTTTCAAGTTGAACTCAAATAGCTTGTGAGTATCAGTGTGTCATTTACACCCCTATATCTAACTATCTCTCTCAGTTATTAAATGAAGCATTTCCTTCATGAAAATGTAAAGAAAGGCAAAAAATATTGTATCATTCTAAATCCACTAACCTGAATATTCTGCTATACATTTGCTTTCTTTCTCTTCAAGCACCtattttcaaagaagaaaaatgttttttagTCAACCTATTTCTGGTGATTTCAATTATTACTGCTGTCATATTGTTGCCTAAAAATGTTGGCATAGTTGGCCATGAGTTAAGTAGGAGCAGTGGCCTTGAAATGTTCATTCTTGAAAAGGTCCAACAATTGGGCGTGGCTTTAGGTGAAATTGAAGGCTCAACAGAAGATGAGCGAGATTAAGCAAAATTCCTGATCATACAACGCAACTGCTCAAGTTTTAAGTTTGCTACTTTCTAGGAGATCAGCGTAGGTTTGAAGATTTATTTCTATCCACTAAATGATTATGGTCATTGTGATAGGTTCTTGTAACTTTTTGTATATGTAACTGTAGGATGAGATAGTGACATATAAGCATGCGATAAAGGGTTCTAACTTTTTGTATCTTGTACTAAAACTGAAGATCATGGCACATAAGCATACCATATTAGGTTGTAActttttgtatatttaattgTAAGGTTAGATAAGGCCTATAAACATGCCATATTGTATAGAACAATTTATGTTTCGAGCTATTCTGGTTATAGTTGGAATGTATATGTTAGTATAGTGCTTGTCCTTATTTGATCATTCTGTTTCGAACGTTTTGTAAATTATCTTTTGTAGAGGCTTTAGCATACTGCAGGTAAGCGATCCTGTCCGCCATGTCCACAAATCTCTTCTCACgttcaatttttgaaaaggttttGGCTCGAATGCTTTGAATTTTAGCTTGGTTTGATGTTATCTAACATACcttagaattcaaaatttgaaatttgcatcagttaattatcaaaatttgatataggtgaatgaaataattttgccATGTTATAGTTTCCCCCAACTACTCTGGTCTGTGGTTCTTACCTGAATTGTTGAAGTATTTGGCCTTAGTTGCTGATATTCTTTGCTATGGCTAAACccatagaaaatagaaaaaatatgttTACAAATAGCTATGGTACTTTGTTCTTTGTTTGCTCCATTAgttgaaatggttgaataaaAATTTCTGAAGATTTTTCGTTACTTCGAAACATCTTTTTGTTGGTGGATGCTTATTTACTGTTATTATGTTAGTTACAGAGGCTTAACgattaaaagagaaagaatggAAACACAAAAGAGCCAGGCCGAGAAACAAGCGACGATGGCTTCatgtagaaagaaaaagaatgaagaagcCACCTTCCTTGAAGACTTGAAGGATCACATTGACGAGTTTGTTAATGCATCAATGGATGAGCATAAAACTTGCTTTAAGAAGACCATCCAAAAggttctttcctttgttttttgtttCGCTCCCATTGTACATTTGGCTAAAGTTcagtttttggtttattttttcttttttccagaTGTTTGGAATGTCAAAAATTGTAGCTGAAAGGAATGCTGCTGAATCAAAGGAAACAACAGTATCAAAATAAAGTATGTTCATCTTTAATAGCATGATATGTAGTAGCATGATTTGGTTTACCCTTTATTTAAAACAAAGCCTTTGGTACTTTTTGATCATATGTTCATCAAATACCTCTTTTGTCGTTTGAAATTTGGTTATCAATATttgctttttttattatatgtcTTACTATGTTCGTTCCACTGTAAATGAATTTTGGTTTCAGTATAGTTTGTGACAAATAGAGGGGCAAATCATATTTTTTAGGTTAAGTTTTTGCTATTAGTTCCTGTATGATGTATAAGCTGTGGATTTAGTCCACGTagtttaatttggtcattttatttcttgtatttaatgaattttaaaatttcagtcatgACTAAGCGATAGTTGTTACATTCATTAAACTATGTTATTGCTAAACATTTTATGCAGCAATTATGTTATCACGTGTAAAATGTAATGTcaacttgttattttcacatgtttaattatgaaaataccaGCGAATGGATTTAATTGTTGTCACTTgtgtgaaattttaaaattaaaagtgtaAGGATGAAGAAAAAACATAGCAGTTAACTCATGTATTTAATGGATTAATAGCAAAATCTTGACACAAATGACGATTTAGCTTTTATCCTCGTAAAAATATTTACTACAATTTAAAAGAGATTTTAGTCAATTtctaattgaattaatattcaGTTAATACCAACTCATCTGGCACATTATAGATATATAGATTTAAACTAACCattgtaaatttaaaccaaccaaaaaagtaaaattagtcattaaattattaataaatttataatttggccatttaattttaaaatatacaaaatatttttaaattatttgaaagttttcatttaaatcattgattgttaaaattaatattatttgatttgattttctctACTTGCTGCGTTTGCACCAAAGGTCTTCTgcattttctcttttataatttttttatgaaataattttgaacATCACAAATCTGTGAATCAACGtctaaatagttttatttttaattttcaacattaattgCTAGATTgacttgaatttaaattatattattctattGGTTGATAAATAATGATCCATTATATcgatcattaaattattatttaaaactcgttaatcaaattttttaaaaattaatctaataacttaaataaaaatttcaaataattaaattacttaaaaaggacgaattttttaaaataattcattaattatttagCGGGTATTCAACCATTAAGAAGTGGATCGAGTGTCCCCACCGACTCTACTAacgtaaaaaaagaaaaaccacgCTAATGGAGAAGCTCCTGCCACGTCTCCGTGTCAGAAACCATGGCCATCTCTCATGTTCCATATTACTTGTCAAAATTGCCTTCTCCATTGTTCAATTGCCGTTTGGCGGCCAAGAGAATCTCAGAATTTTCcatggagaatccgcaacactCTGAAGGTTTCTCTCTCTTTTCCTGATCTTCTTCTTTCATATATCATCTATAATTCTTGTGTTTACTGATATATGAATTAtgggttttctttttgtaaAGGCAAAGAAGCATGTGAATCCAATCCAACCAACGTGAAGCGTGTATCCGACGATATAATGCCTCACCTTCTTAACTTGTTAGTTTTCTCTCAACTTCAttgattttccttttaaacTGTTGCtgcaatttatttatataaactataaaacaaaaacagtTTGAAAATTGAAGTCGTCTGATTTTGTTTCTGTACCCAAATCGATCCATAATCTCAGCATATTAAACTACTAAGAGCAAAGATGTATGAACATTTACTTCGCTACATTAATCATTCACCTTCTATAAGTCGGTAAAATAATCACGGAAAATTGGCACTAAAACTGTACTTTGTTGAGTGGAAAAATGGAGAGATAAGAGGAGAGAGCGGAAAGTGGGAGGAAAACAAATTTAGATTGTGCTTTGTTAAGAACAAAGCGAGGGGAAAGAAAATAGGATGGTATGctagtttaaaattatgtatttttaaaattttttttttcatttttcatatttctaGTTTTCTACCCATTTTACcgagtaaaatttaaatgtgtTCTTGATTGGGTGGAAGAGATAAAAAAACGAAAGGAAAAGTAGAAAGAAAGAGagcaaagaaaataagaaaataaataatttttcaccgtaatgcataaaaatcaattgTTCCAATTAATGAGAGGTGAGAAAATGAGACAAATGTGtagattaattcaaaattatgtatttttaaaatattttattttatttccttctatttttcaCTTCTACTAAGCAATAGgtggaaagaaaatatttttttttctatttttctatctTTCCTACAAAGCAAATGCTTTCTATCCTTCTAGTCATCTATCTCTTCAGTTTTCcatcatttaaattttcttttactctaCCAAGTAAAGCCCAAGAGGAAGACTTCATTTTGTCCCATCTACTTACAAATTAAGCAAATTAGTCTCGGCACGTTAGATTAAGGagcaaattaaccatttctgttaaaaattaatttatttgtatagttAAAAACTGATATGAATGACAAAATAACTGAATAGTGACACATGGCGTGCCATGTATACCTCATGTTGATGTACATAAACCAATTTTCAATCATAAAAATAgatagaattttaataaaaagaccaatttgctctttgatctaacagaAATAGACgaatttgtcaatttttttaatagaggaGCTAAATACAATCTGACTCCAAATATAGTGACTTCCATAGTACTTTTACTGTAATAAGTCCCATATAGGATGGCAATGGAACCTCCCAAAGcgaatattatcaaatttaccATTGCTCTACAATTGACATGATTCACTATGTCACTGGTACCAATATGactatcaataaataatttcttttatacaataaatatattataaataaggtgaaatgataattttatctttttaatagtTATGTATGCTtaaaaatatgtcataaatctttatatttttcaaaattttgaaatttagtcattatacttctattttcaagaatttgatttttttatttttcatatttcaaaatttagattcaattattaatactgttaatttttttgataaatttgttggtgtgacattctgaaataaaaaatattcacttggtagccatgtaattaaaaaatgaagttGCAATTAActgaatttaaccaaaaaaaattaatagtgttaacagttgaatctaaattttaaaatccgaagttagaaaaattaaatttatgaaaataaaagtacaaaactaaatttcaaaattttaaaaatacaaaacttattacatattttataaattactaAGAATTCAGGGACTGAAATTAATGTTGATCTCCAGGTCATGTTTCTTCACCACTACCAATTAATATTTACTAGTTTTCGTTCCAAAAATTCCATTTGTGTAAGTATTTAAGTGAATGGCAGGACcatattgaatgaaaatataaacttcttgttcttatatattttggtttagaTATGGATCTCGTGCCACACCAAGCGACTTTGAAATATATGCTGCGGACGCTTCTTTTGAAGACCCTCTCATGTGTGCTCATGGGTTAgtattaaatgttgaaaattttcattcaaagtGAATTTATGATCGTGTTTAGGATTGATCATTTTCTTATGTAATGATTCCGTTTGTTTCTACAGAGTGAAACaaatcaaatcatcattttattCGCTTTCTAAGGTTTCATCACTCTATCACTTATTATTTCTCGATCTTTCTATTCATTATCTGAAAGATATTCAATTCAGTATTTGTAATGATTGATTCTGATTGTCACCGCTGATGTAATCGTAACTTGTTTTTTCTTATCAGGTTTTTAGTGAATCAAGAATCGTTGAATATAGCATCactgaaaaagaaatttcagccgGAAAGCATGAGGTTTGAAATTTATACATGCTTCGTTGAATTTTTTATccgtttcctttttctttttttttttccaaatttatcGATGATATGGATGGCTAAAGGTTTGAGAGCTGTGCATAATAATTTGCAGGTATTAGTTGACAACAAACAACAATACAAGTTCTTGGGAAGAAACATAGATATGATATCATTGATCAGGTTGTATGTTAAGGACGGAAAAGTTGTTCGTCACGAAGATTGGTACGCACGTTTAGTCCTATCTCGCTGATAATTGTTGGTAGCTTGACTCTCAGGTTTCGATTTTAGTTACCGTCAATGAGTGATTTACCTTTTGTTTTTAGGTGGGATAAGAAGCCTCTTCGGAATAGAGAAACAGTTAAGCTTCCGTGTGTCGGCCGAATGATTGAACTGACTCGTAGGGGTTCGATGTTCGTAACTCATGCTTTAATGGGGTTCGGAAAGGATCCTCCTACCGGATGATGCTACAAATCGACTGTATGCAAGTCCGTCTCGATGTCATATTCTTAGTTATATTCATATCAAATTTCATGTTGTTAAACTTTTTTCTATTCTGATCACGTGTTAATCTTGAGATTTTAATCAACATTTCCGCTAAAaagaataaggattaaattgataaaaaatgtaaacataCGAACTAAATTTTGCATTATGCCAATATGAAAATGCTTAGCTTAAGCCAATCTACCCGTTTGGTTCAGCAATCTCGACCCGCATGAACTAGGCCTTGAATGAGAGGTTTTTAAATAGGAATAATGTTAACAGCAACTTTGTACcaaaagaatatattaaaaataataatataaaccCAACATCACTACTAGTAATTTACGTTTCGGTCactttactttaaaaaattataaaatagttattaaactattcaaaagtttttatttaagtcattggactATTAAATTACGGTTGTATAGCTTTTTATGTTCTCTCTGCTGCTGCACCAATTGAAACCTctatttcctctttttttctgtagttcatttttttcatgaaacaattttaaacatTACGGATTCataaaccaaaatccaaacaactttcttctccaattttCAATATTGACCATCAAATCGACTTAGatttaaggtatgttcttctacttgttAATGGGTACTAATATATTGTACCAATCATGGAATTATCGCTTGAAGCTCACTAGCtaaactttagaaaaaaaaatattaatagctCAGtggcttaaataaaaacttctaaataatttagtaacttaaatgaaaactttcaaataattcaattaccaacttttaaattttaaaatattttattatttttaaatagtagaTGATTGACAagtttaatctaattttaatttgaatataaatatttttagtaatttgatCGCTATCCAACTCGATCCATGAACCTTTCTATTTATAAATAGTTGccaatttaatgaaaaatagtaaaaaattatttttatataattcataataaataaattatttttttatataaaattgtaatgcTGGTTGTATAGGTTTTAGTTTACAAAAAATTATCCAAGTTGGGCTTGgattataaatttcattttcccAAAGTCCAACCCAATTCTAGTTGAACTTTGGGTTACTCTTTAACTATGAACACCGGTGAAACCtttctatttctaaaaaaaaaataataaaagaaaaaaaatactgatagggttaatatattttttgatgtctgagtttggcttcaatatttaattttggtatcTAAGTgtttttttccaatttgatatttaagtttGGCTTCAATTTTCAATATGGTACCCAAACCAAATAATGTCATGTGGCCCAATGAATATTTGACACGTGTGCTTTAGTAAAAAATGTAGGCACTTaattagaacaaaaaaaaaactcaagtttggttTCAGTGTATCAGATgagtaaaagaaaaactcaagtaTCAAATGAAAAAACTCAAGAACTAAACTGAGCATTGAAGCCAAACTCACGTGCCAAATTGCGACACACACGTACAAAAAAACCCcctcaaatatcaaattgagcatttaAGCCAAACTCACATACCAAATAGTATATTAatcttgttattatttaataaagggTTAAATTACTTTTTGGGGCTTGAACTTGGCAACTACTCCCACAATGAGgcctgaactttttttttatctaagtgagtccctaaacttgacaattgttcctGCATTGTGGCctaagctttttttttaatcaagttaTCCCTTGATATTTCCTTAAAAACACTAAAGCTTATGCCCCAATACGAGAAAAATTACCTAATTTAAGCCCCAATATGAGAATAATTACCAAGTTCAGAGACTaacttgaatataaaaaatttaagtccaaTGGGAGTAATAAATCAGGTTTAGTGTTGTATGTTCATTGTTGTTTTTTTGGTACCCAGAgattattatcaatattttattaaaaaatattgaaaataaatctatcaaccaaaaatttgaaaaaaactaAGAGACAGTCCATTTAATAAGTAGTTTTGGTGTCAGAAAGTTTGACTCAATCATTGAGCAACTACCTGACAAAATCAAACTTATAATCTCAATCTTAAAAGAGTAACccccaaaaaaagaaagaagtttgCTCTCTTTctcaccaaaaagaaaaataaagaaagcatAAAGACGACAAAAAACAATGATTGAAAGTAAACATCATATCAAAAATGGTTACAGCAAAATCTTTTGCAATGACACAATTCTTTGGTTAAATTTGATGCTTGATTGCCAATGCCAATGTCCTCTTTTTGACTGGtctttttactattatgttatATAGCAGCAGGCTTTTGAAGGATCCAAGGCAGTGTTGCTGAGGTTGGTTGGTTTTGTTTCAATTATTCAGTGATTATTTGGTGGGGGTTTTTTGAGAGATCCCATAATTTATTTTCCCTTACTTTCATGCAAATTTTCACTTCTCATTCAACTAACAAAAgttaaagcatatatatatatatatatatatgtatatatgtatgttagttttcctttactttcttttccttttttacccTAAAGACTGCAAAAGGCTTAAATGTGTGGAAACTTTGTCTCCATTTCCATGCCAATCCTTTTGGGTAAGCACCTCATCTCATGATCTTCTCTTCCTTTGGCTTTAactcttttatcttttcaaagtttttgaGGTGTGGAAGGAAGCTTGTCTTGGATGAAACAATGAAAGCTAAGAGGTGGGATTAAATACTTTATAACTCAAACAAATTAGTTCATATGGTATCGGATTCGAATTTGAGTATTCAATAGGGATAAAGTTAGAATATTGCTTTAAGGAGTAGAGATTAATCATAAATTATCTGAGAGTATGCTAATCtgtaatttcatgaaaaattagggggctaaatgataaatttactatttcTGGAAGGCCAAGGCCACTACCTACCCCTTTGTCTTCGTCTTTTGCACTCAAGGCCTTAAATCTTCAGCATTGCCAActcaatcatatatatatatttatatgtagaGTTTTAAATTCATATAGAGAATATATGATGCATCGTCAATGCATAAGTTTCATGCATCACCAAGAAATAGTAACATGAcacattattattaaaataaataaataaagtgggaacttataaataaatattaataactttatttaaatataataaaataataattaattgtaaataaatattaaaaccctaaactcttaacCCTACTATCCTAAACACTAAACCTAAGATCATAAACACTAACCCCTAAATCCGagagttattaatatttacttataatagttataattaatgattaattatgtttaaataaagattatttatttataagcccatatttttttcatttcatttaatgaTAATGTGTCATGCTATTATTCACTGATGATGCATGAGACTTATACACCAACGTTGTATCAATATATTTCCTTTTAGATacatataaaatgttttttataatattaagtCTTAGTTCAATTGGCATGAGCATTGTTGTCAAATCAGGAGAATGTAAGTTTGAGTgtgttgaagcgcattatcctcctatttatgggttggggaggggctatggATAATTCTAGACATTGTATCAAAAATAGCAAATATGATCATAacatataatgagattgttcaattttttttttaattttcaactttttatcaAACACACTTTAGTTCTCCCTCAATGATAAATTTACcaagtaataataaaactatGCATAATAGTGCCTGGTCATCTACCTAACATAATACCAATTATCACGTACTTACCAAAATAAGtgcttttctattttgattacttaaaaaaaaaagttaacctATACAAATGATCATCCAACTATGTTTCTGTTTCTGTTTTGGTTAtccaactttaaaatttttcaatttagacaTTAACGTTTGAATTCGTAGTTAAATTGATAAGGAAAAACCTTTTTCTAACtcgtataataacacatttagtcctcaatacttacatattctatcaatttgataccaaatctaaataattcaataaatttaacccttcacgtttacaaattatatcaatttaatcctcaaactTCATAAGCAAagcttttagcttttaaaacagAGACGTTCCACATCtacaaaatttgtaaaacccacaaagaaaggaaaaaaaacttttctCAACTAGTGAGTCGTTTTTCGAGCCAATTCCTGATACCAATGAGTTTATCTTGAaactttatttcctttttcttttttttttgtttcattagTTTTcctctaaatataatattttatagcCCTTTGGTTGATAAAATTTTggctaaagaaaataaacaaaaatcactttagaTTTACTCTTGTTGTTAATAGATATTCCCTTCAAGGTGGTACATAAAAATAGTCCTCGGAGTTAGTCATTGACATTGAAAATTAAATCCGAGTTAAAAAatatgactttgaaaaatccaattgttcaatcaataattatataaaactaTGAATTTAATAGAGGTGGGATGCCTTTTTTAAAAGCTAAAGGCTTTGATTGGTAAGTTTgaggaccaaattgatagaatttgtaaatgtgaaggattaaattgatagaatatgtaatattaaggactaaatgtgttattataccaattaaaaaggCTTG
The nucleotide sequence above comes from Gossypium raimondii isolate GPD5lz chromosome 13, ASM2569854v1, whole genome shotgun sequence. Encoded proteins:
- the LOC105783965 gene encoding uncharacterized protein LOC105783965, which gives rise to METQKSQAEKQATMASCRKKKNEEATFLEDLKDHIDEFVNASMDEHKTCFKKTIQKMFGMSKIVAERNAAESKETTVSK
- the LOC105784331 gene encoding uncharacterized protein LOC105784331; this encodes MAISHVPYYLSKLPSPLFNCRLAAKRISEFSMENPQHSEGKEACESNPTNVKRVSDDIMPHLLNLYGSRATPSDFEIYAADASFEDPLMCAHGVKQIKSSFYSLSKVFSESRIVEYSITEKEISAGKHEVLVDNKQQYKFLGRNIDMISLIRLYVKDGKVVRHEDWWDKKPLRNRETVKLPCVGRMIELTRRGSMFVTHALMGFGKDPPTG